The window GATAGTTGGCGTCCTGCGGCGCGAGGCCGACGGCGGTTTCGGCCTGTCCGAGCGCCAGAAGCGGGTTGCGGGCGAGCAGCGCATCCTGCGCGGCGCTGGCGGCCGTCGCGGCGGCGCGCGGGCCTGCCGGCTGTGAGACCGTGAGGCGCGGATGCTGTGCCGTCATCGCACAGCCCGTCGCTGCAACGCTCAAGCCCGCCATCGCGAACGCCAACCACTTGCGCATGTCAAACCCCATATTCTGCGGGCGCAATTCGCCCTCCCCACCCGCATCGCACGGCCGCCGCTAAGGAAGTGTTAACGACGTTCTTTAAGCGAATTCCTTGTCGCGAGCCGGTCATAAAGGCGCTATCACCCGGCCCTGACGGGAGATTTTGAGGCGGTGGTGATGAAGGCTTGGGCAGTCGCGGTGCTGATCGGAACGACCGCTATGGCTGGGGCCATGACGGGGCCGGCATTTGCAGGGGTCAAGGAAGGCGTCGATGCATGGCTGGCGGGCGACTATCCCAAGGCGGTTGGCGAATGGAAGGCACCTGCCGCCGCCGGTGATCCCGATGCGCAGTTCAATCTGGGGCAGGCCTACAAGCTCGGCCGCGGCGTGCCGCAGGATGCGAATGCGGCGACCGAATGGTATCGCAAGGCCGCCGCCGCCGATCACGAACAGGCGCAGGCGACTCTGGGGCTCCAGCTGTTCCAGTCGGGCAAGCGCGATGAGGCGATGACCTGGCTCAAGAAGGCCGCCGATCATGGTGAAGCGCGCGCGCAGTACGTCGTCGGCACCGCCTATTTCAACGGCGATTCGCTGCCGAAGGACTGGTCGCGCGCTTATGCCTATATGACGCGCGCCAAGGCGCAGGGCATCGGCGCGGCCAGCACCAGCTTGACCCAGATGGATCAGCTGATCCCCGAAAATCAGAAGCAGTCCGGCCTTGCGATCGCCAAGGAAATGGAGCGCACCGATCAGCTCAAGATGGTCGATCAGGGAACGGGCAGCACCCCGCTGACGATGCGCAGTTCGCGCGGCGTGGCGGGTGGGCCGACGCCGTCCGCCGTCGCCCGCACCGATGTTCCCGCCTCGGCCCCGCCGCCCGCCCCTGCCCCGACGCAGGTGGCCAGCGCCGCACCGAAGCCCGTCGTAACCGCCCCTGTGGCGCCGCCCAAGCCGGTGGCCGCTACGCCGGCGAAGCCCACACTCGCGCCTGCCGCACCGAAGCCGGCGGTCGCCGCAAGTGCCGGTGGCAAGTGGAAGATCCAGCTGGGCGCCTTCTCGACCCCCGGCGCGGCGCAGACCGCCTGGTCGAAGATCAGCAAGTCGGGCGGGCTTTCGGGCCTGACGCCCTTCTACGTGCCCAACGGCGCCATGACGCGGCTGCAGGCCGGGCCGTTCGCGACCCGCGCGGCCGCAAGCCAGGCATGCGCTGCGGCGGCCGGGGCCGTTAGCGGCTGTTTCCCTACCGGAGGGTAATCACCGCCTTAACCGATTGGCAGGGCGTCGGCGTGTAAACCGATCCGGACATCACGGATACGGATTCGCATGCTTTACGAAAAGATCAGCCCTGCTCATGCTATGGCGACGCCGTGGCGCCGGCGCCGGCTCTGCACCCTCGTCGTCGGCCATGAAAGCTCGACCGTAGCGTTGCGATCGGTTTCGGGCAGCGGCGCGCAGATCGACACGACGATCGTTCCCGCGACCGGCATGGTCGTTGAG is drawn from Sphingomonas crocodyli and contains these coding sequences:
- a CDS encoding SPOR domain-containing protein, with protein sequence MKAWAVAVLIGTTAMAGAMTGPAFAGVKEGVDAWLAGDYPKAVGEWKAPAAAGDPDAQFNLGQAYKLGRGVPQDANAATEWYRKAAAADHEQAQATLGLQLFQSGKRDEAMTWLKKAADHGEARAQYVVGTAYFNGDSLPKDWSRAYAYMTRAKAQGIGAASTSLTQMDQLIPENQKQSGLAIAKEMERTDQLKMVDQGTGSTPLTMRSSRGVAGGPTPSAVARTDVPASAPPPAPAPTQVASAAPKPVVTAPVAPPKPVAATPAKPTLAPAAPKPAVAASAGGKWKIQLGAFSTPGAAQTAWSKISKSGGLSGLTPFYVPNGAMTRLQAGPFATRAAASQACAAAAGAVSGCFPTGG